TTATCACATACTTAACTGCTGCTGCATATAATTGGGTTGGTTTAATtcttttagatttaaattttgtgtaatgtctctacttttataaatagcattatacatattatgtataatgtgTGTGCTCagtgaaattgtatttatgaatTAGTGTTTTTGTTCTAATTATAATCACCTAATGTTTGtccctttttttaaaaattttaactatCTAAAAGAATCTTTAACTTTTCTTTTATGAAATCTGTCTAAGCATGTGTTATGTATGTGTTACTTAAGTTaccatgtttttattaattattgtaggTGCCAAGCCACCAAAACGGgcctatttaaattataaagagtTAATGGCTAAACGAAAAGAAGAAAAGTTAAAAGAAAATGAGGAAAAGCAACAAATGAAATCTAAGAGTATCCTTAAAACTGTTGGGCAAAAGAAGAAAAAGGGTTCAAAGAATGATGTTGGACACTTACTGAGTAGTTATGGAAAGGTAATTATTATGGagttatgttacaaaacaaaatatagtttGGTTGGCTTATAAAagcttgtttatttaattattatttatgtctaattttaaaaaagcttttaagtTTTCACTTAAAATTTGAAGAAGTATCAATACAAATCACCTTTTTGTGGGGACATAATGTTTTGAATatctataaagaatataactCTAAAGATTTAGTGTAATAAGTAAGGTAGAATGTTTCTAGAAATGTTACAGATGATTTACCATATAACCTGTGATAACATGTATCTTAAGAAAAGTTATATGATGGTGAATGtataacattgtttatttatttatataaaaaaacttaaatattttgttgcaATTTTTTACAGGTGCAGaagaaagatttaaaaaaagataacaaaaataaaggtAACCAGAAAAAGAAGagtaaaaaattgatttaataataaaaaactttaaaagtatTGCTTTTTTTTGAGAATCACCTATCCCTTAACTATAGCAATAATGTGAACAAGCAATGGTTCAGTAAAAGTTACTACTATTTACTTTGTAAAACACCGAAATTCTTGTTAAAAGTcaagttttaagtttaaatagtttaattaagttacttttattaataaatatttctttaggcgtttataaaaaatattgattgttaATGACTATAAATGATTTAGTTTAAGATAATGcagaaatatatgtaaaagttGAAATTAGTGTCCTAGGcgttttgtaaatactataatttaggatagtataattatcaaaaaattgCGTACAGAATTGATATGCGGCTTATCTATTTGAAGCCTACAAACCAGCAGTATGGTTAGAGATACGGCCAATAGATGTCGCTGACCCTTGGTTTTTACCAAAATGTTAAAAgtataatgatattaaattttacatgtCTTAAGTCTTATGTGGTGATAATGCAGGATAAAAGgaaagttaataattacttattttctaagaaaaaaggattataaattaaagatgTTGTTTTCTTGTACAGAGGTGTAATCAGAATGTCctagtaatatttaatgttaataacgCCTTATTCCGCTTGTAGTAGATATGACATCTGCTGCACAGTTgctattaaatatgtttaggCGCTATGCACAAACATGTGGCCTGTTAAGTTGCAACTTAATtacgaaattatttaatcacctGTTTGTCATACCAGCacaattaatttactaatttataatcGAGTAATCAGTCCCTAATTAAAGGgttaatcaattaattatgcatTAACCCTTTCGAACTTTACGCAATAAATAGGCAAGCATTAGAGAGCATGGCATCATTTACCATTCAGATTTTGGTGCAAGCAGTGTAATAAGTATTTGAAGCTCAGTctaatacacatttaaaatggATCTTCACCTTCATTTGACGGTTGCATCTCGTGTATTAGATCGTAAATGGGGTACACCCATTGATTTAGATACTTACACTGATTT
This is a stretch of genomic DNA from Pieris brassicae chromosome 1, ilPieBrab1.1, whole genome shotgun sequence. It encodes these proteins:
- the LOC123707821 gene encoding uncharacterized protein C1orf131 homolog, which encodes MSLVLTKAALALNNAEKNFKVVKFEAHKPKKKECLSDDKKIHDLRSTDSQKKEVDLKKIRHEIVKFGMSGFDSTKKQEAKIALAVSLGAKPPKRAYLNYKELMAKRKEEKLKENEEKQQMKSKSILKTVGQKKKKGSKNDVGHLLSSYGKVQKKDLKKDNKNKGNQKKKSKKLI